The Prionailurus bengalensis isolate Pbe53 chromosome B1, Fcat_Pben_1.1_paternal_pri, whole genome shotgun sequence genomic interval GGCATACATCAGTAGAATGCTTCCAAGTCCAACATGTGACTTTTGGAGGCAAGGTTTATCTTGACCATAATTCATTTGATTACTCAAATACTGCAATGAGAACTATAAAATTGGAGCACATACAGTTCAgaattttttatattccacaggAAAGGGTCTACTTGCTTTTTACCAAAATGGATATAGAAAACCTGACTATATCAGATGCACAAATGCCACACATGCGGTTTCCTAATTATCCTACAAGattcaaacatttaaattttgctGATAATATCTTAACAGATGACCTGTTTAAGCAACCTATCCAATTGCCTCATTTGAAAACTTTAATTTTGAAGGGCAATAAATTGGAGACACTTTCTTTAGTGAGTTTCTTTGCCAACAACACATCCTTGAAGCACTTAGATCTCAGCCAGAATCTGTTACAatatgaaaatgatgaaaattgcTTTTGGCCAGAAACCTTGATCACTATGAACCTGTCATCCAACAAATTTGCTGATTCTGTTTTCAGGTGCTTGCCCAGAAGTATTCAAATACTTGACCTGAATAATAACAAAATTCAAACTGTCCCTAAAGAGATTATTCATCTGAAGTCTTTGCGAGAACTAAATCTCGCATTTAACTTTCTAACTGATCTTCCTGGGTGCAGTCATTTCAGAAAACTCTCAATTCTGAACATTGAAATGAACTTAATTCTCAGCCCATCTCTGGATTTTTTCCAGAGCTGTCAGGAAGTTAAGACTCTGAATGCAGGACGAAACCCATTCCGGTGTACCTGTGAATTAAGAGATTTCATTCAGCTGGAAAAATATTCACAGGGCATGATGATTGGATGGTCAGATTCATATATCTGTGAATACCCTTTGAATCTAAAGGGGACTCGATTAAAGGATGTTCATCTTCCTGAATTATCTTGCAACACAGCTCTGTTGATTGTCACCATTGTGGTTATCATGCTAGTTCTGGGGACGGCTATGGCCTTCTGCTGCCTCTACTTTGATCTGCCCTGGTATCTCAGGATGCTAGGTCAGTGGACACAGACATTGCAGAGGATTAGGAAGACAACCCAAGAACAACTCAAGAGAAATGTCCAGttctatgtgtttatttcataCAATAAACATGATTCTACCTGGGTGAAGCATGAATTAATTCCCAatctagagaaagaagagaacttGATTTGCCTTCATGAAGGAAACTTTGATCCTGGTAAGACCATTACTGAAAATATCACGAACTGCATTGAGAAAAGCTGTAAGTCCATCTTTGTTTTGTCTCCCAACTTTGTCCAGAGTGAGTGGTGCCATTATGAACTTTACTTTGCCCACCAAAATCTCTTCCATGAAAATTCtgattacataatttttatcttgCTAGAACCCATTCCACTCTACTGTGTTCCTACCAGGTATCCTAAGCTGAAAGCTCTTATGGAAAAGAAAGCATACTTGGAATGGCCCAAAGATAGGCGTAAATGTGGACTTTTTTGGGCAAAACTTAGAGCGTctattaatgttaatttattagaAACCAGAGAGATGTGTGAACTACAGACATTTGTGGAGCTGAATGAAGAGTCTCAAGGTTCTGTAATCTCTCTGATAAGAACAGACTGCCTATAAAAATCCTCCCTTCCCGTAGGGAAATGGGCCTTGCATACACCATGGGGATAGAAATTGATACACCCTTTATGATGGTTATTTGGCAatatcatttaaatgaaaaatgactaCTTTTATGTCACTTCCTCGAAGGATTTCTAAGAATGTAtcctacagaaatacaaatttgcAAAGGCTTCTATAAAACGGTGTTCATCCCAGAATATTTGTAATactgaaaaattgaaaacagctCATGTTTCCACAGAATAAAAACGAATTCAATAAATTATAGTTCATTAATGCGATAAAATGTtacacagccattaaaaagaatgagatagtTCTATATTTACTGGTATggagaaaattatattaatatggtggtttatatattgaaataaagtCTAAATGAATCTATATTCAGTACTTTGGCATACTTTGGTATACTTTGGCAATTTCACTTTGGTATAGTAACAGTGGTTTAGGCCTGGGAGGTTATATTACAGAAAACTTTTGGTTTCTATGTTGTATATTTCCATAATGTTGGAGTTGCTTAAGTGAATCTATATTTCTTTATTAGgtagaaaaaacaagaaagataatGTTTAAAGCCTACGCATCCTACTCATTTTGCTTGATTCTTCCTTTCTAGTCTCCCCAGtcatagaaagaaaacaagcttttctaaattttgcaaaattatatttcaaaaaatgttaccTCCTTCATTAGAAAAATTTCTGTGACTTACCCACctgataaaggaagaaaatggccATGCTTGTTTAAGATCTGACACCAATCTCCTGTTACCTTCCTGCCTCCTATCATTGAGCCGTATCAAGTTATTGGCCCTTTTCCAGAACAttccgtctctttctctgcccccagacCTTAACATATTGCATGACTGACTGTACAATCCaaatgtcaacttttttttttgaaaacttcctCACTTCTAAGTATGATGCCCCTTGATTCTCCATAACacttcaaatatatttctatcaCAAACtgatcatacatatttttaaagtttcccatTCTCATTAGAGTATGAGCTCCTCAAAGGCAAGGACAGACTTCCCTCTGCCCTTATATCAACAGGTGTTTACTCAGTCCCTGGTTCAGAGAAGGTGTCAATAAGTGTTTATGGAATGGATGCCAGGTAAGCTAGAGGAACTTAGCAGGGACTCAACCAGCTTCAGGATAGAAAGTCAGGGGAAAAAGGCAGAGAATCCAGAATTGAAGTATTTCTGAGTATAGCTTGAATTAGGTGAAATTGCCAATATGTGGTTGCTCTTGAACTACAACACCTACTTCATCTCATTCAATCTAATAAAACTAATATCCTAAGTAGGGTAAAATTAGGCTCTGCATCTACCTTATTTCCTTATAGTTGTGATCTTATGAATTTCTCATGCTAGCAGTCATTTGAGAAATTGTATTCAAGATGGTCAACTTGAGAGTATAGAGACAGGGTTGGGTGTCAATCTCTAAGCCAGGTTGTGCTACCATTTGGCCAATGACCAATCTATTTGGAGAAGCTAGGGCTCAGCAGCCTTGAGGCTGAgtgtctctcttcttcctcccttatGAGCTCATGGTCTGTTTGGTAAAAGGGGAAACCCAAAGAAACCACAGTGCAGCAAGATCAGAGCATGGGGAGAATGCTTTTCCAACCAGGCTTTTTGCATCTGGGCCATTGCTATTAGTGTGATTCATGGCTTCTGGAGGAGTCAGACAGACACTGTatgagtatttttaaatcttgagtAAATTACTCAGTGTGAGACATTTATCTTTAAAGATCAGTTAATTGAGAACATGTAAAGTAGGTAACATTAGTCCTGAAGTCAATAGGGTTGAGTTATTCCATGGTAGcggttttaaaaatagatgtattttgtcacaattaaaaaataatacattagatATACCTCTAGGTAACTTCTTGTTTCAGCAGCTAGACTGCCATGAAATATTACCTATCAGATCATTGTACTGTTCCAGAAACTTAAGATTTTCCAGAAAATTAGAACTTCCTAATTTGCTTGGTTTTGAGTCTTATTAGGTATATAATATTGACTCTTGTGGTATATAATAGAAAATGAATCATACATAGGTTTAATATTGGAACATGAGATTGAAGTAGCACCTAGCCTCATGCAGAACTGAGGATATACTTTTACCCAAGAAGTTTTAGATTTCATCAAGGGACCCACTCTCCTCAAGCATGACATTGATGAGGAAGTAAGCATACACAGACTGCATGCTGTAACAGAACCCAGTGTAATGAGTCTGATCATGTTTTGAAAATGATTCCAGGTCTTATGAAGTTGCAAGTTCCTTCCCATTCCCTTGCCATTTGCCAACCTGgaccttcttccatttttttctcaaggAGATTGAGCTCTGTATCAatattgttcaagtcttctgcGGATTCTTCAGGATGCCTTCCCAACCACTGTGCATCTCTACAGATAAATGACACTATTTTCTGGGTGTCAACAGTCCAGTGTGGATAATGTTCTATATTCTATAAAAGTGGCAAAGAGGTCTATGATAAAATGGGATTATAATCCTCAAATTCCAAATGGTTTGGAGGGAGATGAGTTTTAAATCTAATTTATGGCAAATTTTCTCTGAGGTGCAACTCCTTCGTGTATTATGATGAACCATTCAAGAAAAGCATAGATTAGGAATGTAAGTCTATGAGTGAGAGTTTAGAACCTATCAGATATAACTCTCACTTTCAAGTGGGAAATTGCAtctttggaattttaaatgaCTCACCTAAGCCTGAGGTCAAACATTGATCTTTTAACTCCTACACTGATGAGACTTTTCTTTCCAATCCAGGACAAGATGTCTCTTACTTTTTGTATTTGATTTCATCATTGtgatcttttcatttccattctcaACAACAGAGCCTTGGATTGGGCCCCTTGCATATCCCGCTTAGACTGTCCAAAATTATTTGTGCCTGGACTCTGCAGTGTCTCCCCACTGCCTTGGACCCCTTCCTCCATCCTGGCTACCAACTCTTTTGAAGGGCCTTTGTTGAATTTCTAAGTCCTTCTTAGGGTCTGGTACTACCAAGACTGGCAGTGTTCTTCAAGTGAGATATCCCTGGCCCAGACCCAGACCCATATGGATCCTAGTCTTCATTTGTCCCCCTCAAGATGCTTTCTGACCCACTGCCTTACACATGAAGTCAATCAGATATCCTGAGGAGCTCCAGAACTCATGCCTAGGGGGCCCTCTCAGAGTTTGGTTGTTGGACCCCAATTTGAGTTGGACAATCTGGCAAGCAGATCACTGCTGCTGGCTGAAGCAGTGTGGGACTACCCAAGATTGGGCCAACAGAATGGTGCTAACATGCTGATTTGAGATGACTCTCACACTGAACACAAGATGACTTCAGGGGTCAGGGCTATCAATAGTCTACCACCAGCCCTTAGACTTGAGCCACCAGTGTGGGCTTGTGTCTATCTGTGTTTTGACTATACTGCCGCCTCTTGTCTATAGCACCATAGGATGGCAAGCATGACAGCAGGTGTCTTTCACCCTGcactcctcctcttcccccagcaTCTGGCATCCAGGGTGATAACTGCCATTGCTGTAGGCTCTATGTCATGTGTTAGGCAGTCTTTCAAGGATGGCTTTCAATATTGAACACAAATGGGCCTTATAATCAATGTCCTCTTTTACCTTCCACTGATGTGGTGACATTGTGCTCTCCCTGTCCTAAGCCATGTTGAAGAGGGAAGTACTTATCCTGGAAGA includes:
- the TLR10 gene encoding toll-like receptor 10: MTLIRSIYVFCSIVMSVLGYASKPPEDRELTTNCSNMSLRKVPADLTPTTTTLDLSYNLLSQLQSSDFSSVSKLKVLILCHNRIQEMDIKTFEFNRELRYLDLSYNRLKIVTWYSLAGLRHLDLSFNDFDSVPIHEEAGNMSHLEILGLSGAKIRKSDFQKISHLHLNTVFLGLRSLSYYEEGSLPILNTTKLHIVLPMNTNFWVLLRDGIKTSKILEMTNIDGKSQFSSYETQQNLTLANSKTSILLLNKVDLLWDDLLLIFQFVWHTSVECFQVQHVTFGGKVYLDHNSFDYSNTAMRTIKLEHIQFRIFYIPQERVYLLFTKMDIENLTISDAQMPHMRFPNYPTRFKHLNFADNILTDDLFKQPIQLPHLKTLILKGNKLETLSLVSFFANNTSLKHLDLSQNLLQYENDENCFWPETLITMNLSSNKFADSVFRCLPRSIQILDLNNNKIQTVPKEIIHLKSLRELNLAFNFLTDLPGCSHFRKLSILNIEMNLILSPSLDFFQSCQEVKTLNAGRNPFRCTCELRDFIQLEKYSQGMMIGWSDSYICEYPLNLKGTRLKDVHLPELSCNTALLIVTIVVIMLVLGTAMAFCCLYFDLPWYLRMLGQWTQTLQRIRKTTQEQLKRNVQFYVFISYNKHDSTWVKHELIPNLEKEENLICLHEGNFDPGKTITENITNCIEKSCKSIFVLSPNFVQSEWCHYELYFAHQNLFHENSDYIIFILLEPIPLYCVPTRYPKLKALMEKKAYLEWPKDRRKCGLFWAKLRASINVNLLETREMCELQTFVELNEESQGSVISLIRTDCL